One stretch of Aquimarina sp. Aq107 DNA includes these proteins:
- the bioB gene encoding biotin synthase BioB produces MSVIRHDWTSQEILDIYNKPLMELLYEAASVHREYHDPNTVQVSTLLSIKTGGCPEDCGYCPQAARYHTDIEGNDLMSVQQVKAQALRAKASGSSRVCMGAAWRNVKDGPEFDNVLEMVRTINKLEMEVCCTLGMITENQAQRLAEAGLYAYNHNLDTSEEYYKEVISTRGYEDRLKTIDNVRKTNVTVCSGGIIGMGEKTEDRAGMLVALAKLSPQPESVPINALVAVDGTPMEDQTPVEIWDMIRMVATTRIVMPQTQVRLSAGRTEMSREGQAMCFFAGANSIFAGDKLLTTPNPDVNQDMEMFKKLGLNPQKPFVKKAQPDTVEAEDSKFETKGEKPKWSRPEHIIEKNELAKQKGKEALLNK; encoded by the coding sequence ATGAGCGTTATTAGACACGATTGGACATCACAGGAAATATTAGATATATACAATAAACCATTAATGGAGTTGCTTTATGAAGCAGCATCTGTACATCGTGAATATCACGATCCTAATACAGTTCAAGTTTCTACATTGCTATCTATTAAAACAGGAGGTTGTCCAGAAGATTGCGGGTATTGCCCACAAGCAGCAAGATATCATACGGATATAGAAGGTAATGATTTAATGAGTGTACAGCAAGTAAAAGCACAGGCACTTCGAGCTAAGGCTTCTGGGAGTTCTAGAGTTTGTATGGGAGCTGCTTGGCGTAATGTAAAGGATGGACCAGAGTTTGATAATGTATTGGAGATGGTAAGAACTATCAATAAACTTGAGATGGAAGTTTGTTGTACGTTAGGTATGATAACGGAGAATCAAGCTCAGAGATTAGCAGAAGCAGGATTATATGCTTATAATCACAATTTAGATACATCAGAAGAATATTATAAAGAAGTAATTTCTACCAGAGGTTACGAAGATCGATTAAAAACAATTGATAATGTTCGTAAAACGAACGTTACTGTCTGTAGTGGTGGTATTATCGGAATGGGAGAAAAAACAGAAGATAGAGCCGGTATGTTAGTGGCACTTGCAAAATTAAGCCCGCAACCAGAATCTGTGCCAATTAATGCACTTGTAGCTGTTGATGGTACTCCAATGGAGGATCAAACACCTGTTGAAATTTGGGATATGATTAGAATGGTAGCTACTACCAGAATTGTTATGCCACAGACACAAGTTAGACTTTCTGCAGGAAGAACAGAAATGAGTAGAGAAGGACAAGCGATGTGCTTTTTTGCAGGAGCCAATTCTATTTTTGCAGGAGACAAGTTGTTAACAACTCCTAATCCAGATGTGAATCAGGATATGGAAATGTTTAAAAAATTAGGATTAAATCCACAGAAACCATTTGTAAAGAAAGCACAACCAGATACAGTGGAAGCAGAGGATTCTAAGTTTGAAACTAAAGGAGAAAAACCTAAATGGTCTAGACCAGAGCATATCATTGAAAAGAATGAACTTGCTAAACAAAAAGGGAAAGAAGCTTTACTTAATAAATAA
- a CDS encoding beta-ketoacyl synthase N-terminal-like domain-containing protein: protein MKNPISITGISSISPLGISSEEIWNLYKQSSHQITFEDFAGSIAPVAKLNSTSKKEIEKLKEKNSQYASLDDSVLFALFAARNAVKDANWGDEVDFGINVGSSRGATSLFEKYHKEFIETNQSSTLSSPTTTLGNVSSWIAQDLGSNGPDISHSITCSTALHAVLNGVAWLQSGLSNKFLVGGSEAPLTPFTIAQMKALKIYGSETKDSYPCQAMNWDKTRNTMFLGEGAGVACLENGISENAIALITGIGYATESLTHNISISTNADCFQKSMKMAIGTTNVEDVDAIVLHAPGTVKGDQAEYNAINAVFGEAVPALTTNKWKIGHTFGASGILSMELAVLMMKHQEFISVPYVNHKVIPKKLNKIMVNAVGFGGNAVSILLELP, encoded by the coding sequence TTGAAAAACCCAATATCGATAACTGGAATTTCATCTATATCCCCTCTAGGAATTTCATCTGAGGAGATCTGGAACTTATATAAACAATCATCACATCAGATTACTTTTGAAGACTTTGCTGGAAGTATTGCGCCAGTTGCAAAATTAAATTCAACGTCCAAAAAAGAAATAGAAAAACTTAAGGAAAAGAACTCTCAATACGCTTCTTTGGATGATTCCGTTTTGTTTGCTTTATTCGCAGCAAGAAATGCTGTAAAGGATGCGAATTGGGGAGATGAAGTAGATTTTGGAATTAATGTTGGATCCTCTAGAGGAGCAACGAGTCTTTTTGAAAAATATCATAAAGAATTTATAGAAACTAATCAATCCTCTACATTAAGTTCTCCAACTACTACATTGGGTAATGTATCTTCTTGGATTGCCCAGGATTTGGGATCTAATGGGCCAGATATAAGTCATTCCATTACCTGTTCTACAGCACTACACGCAGTATTAAATGGTGTTGCTTGGTTACAATCTGGTTTAAGTAATAAGTTTTTAGTTGGTGGTAGTGAAGCTCCTTTAACTCCTTTTACTATCGCCCAGATGAAAGCTTTAAAAATTTATGGATCAGAAACTAAAGATTCTTATCCTTGTCAGGCTATGAATTGGGATAAAACTAGAAATACAATGTTTTTGGGAGAAGGCGCAGGAGTGGCTTGTTTAGAAAATGGAATTTCAGAAAATGCTATTGCTTTGATTACGGGAATTGGATATGCTACAGAATCATTAACGCATAATATATCCATATCTACAAATGCCGATTGTTTCCAGAAATCAATGAAGATGGCCATAGGAACAACGAATGTAGAAGATGTTGACGCAATAGTTTTACATGCTCCTGGAACTGTAAAAGGAGATCAAGCAGAATATAATGCAATAAACGCTGTTTTTGGAGAAGCTGTTCCTGCGTTGACAACCAATAAATGGAAAATTGGTCACACATTTGGAGCGAGTGGAATTTTAAGCATGGAGTTAGCTGTTTTAATGATGAAACATCAGGAATTTATATCAGTCCCTTATGTAAATCATAAAGTAATTCCTAAAAAGTTGAATAAAATTATGGTAAATGCTGTAGGGTTTGGAGGAAATGCGGTAAGTATTTTGTTAGAACTACCATAA
- a CDS encoding sensor histidine kinase, giving the protein MIILDYMIFDWIFLEKLIVRIQKKEWIRHLIFWVVVVLSFIARDRILDEHTLYTSWVRQICLLIPQLIGSYFLAYYWIPKYIVSSKKFLYILFLFLIVYVTIVLARYLIIHVSETLTRTLPYRQESLVEIVLDWKKLLSEYFTPIYAVVLGFLFIKFFIHYMETKQKTLQIDKEKIETELNLLKAQLNPHFLFNTLNNIYLLALENSSKTAYSIEKLSEILDYILYRCTDKYGSLRGEIKMLENYIELEKLRYDDRLQVTLEKHIEKDINIAPLILLSFVENAFKHGAGEDSGSPKIDILISYTNELFIFNISNTVDAVPDDSQKKKIGLANIKKQLDLLYDNRYKLEINSNQKGLFVVELKIEITDEN; this is encoded by the coding sequence ATGATTATTTTAGATTATATGATTTTTGATTGGATCTTTTTAGAAAAACTAATAGTAAGAATACAGAAAAAGGAATGGATAAGGCATTTGATTTTTTGGGTTGTAGTAGTCTTAAGCTTTATCGCAAGGGATCGAATTCTTGATGAGCATACTTTGTATACATCTTGGGTTCGTCAGATATGTCTTTTAATTCCGCAACTAATCGGATCCTATTTTTTAGCATATTATTGGATTCCAAAATATATCGTTAGTAGTAAGAAGTTCCTTTATATATTATTTCTGTTTCTGATTGTATACGTTACTATTGTTTTAGCAAGATATTTAATTATTCATGTTTCAGAAACCCTTACTAGAACGTTGCCTTATAGACAAGAATCTTTAGTAGAAATAGTATTGGATTGGAAGAAATTATTATCAGAATACTTCACTCCTATTTATGCTGTGGTACTAGGGTTTCTTTTTATAAAATTCTTTATTCATTATATGGAGACTAAACAAAAAACGTTACAAATCGATAAAGAAAAAATTGAGACAGAATTAAATTTATTAAAAGCACAACTAAACCCACATTTTTTGTTTAACACTTTGAATAATATTTACCTTTTAGCATTAGAAAATTCTTCAAAAACAGCCTATTCTATTGAAAAATTATCTGAGATTCTAGATTACATTTTATATCGATGTACTGATAAATATGGCTCTTTAAGAGGTGAGATAAAGATGTTAGAAAACTATATAGAATTAGAAAAGTTGAGGTATGATGATCGATTACAAGTGACTCTAGAAAAACATATAGAAAAAGATATAAATATAGCACCACTGATTCTGCTGTCTTTTGTAGAAAATGCTTTTAAGCATGGTGCAGGAGAAGATAGTGGTTCTCCTAAGATCGATATTTTGATTAGTTATACTAATGAATTATTTATATTTAATATCTCTAATACCGTTGATGCTGTCCCAGACGATAGTCAAAAAAAGAAAATTGGACTTGCCAATATCAAAAAGCAGTTAGATTTATTATATGATAACCGATATAAATTAGAAATAAATAGCAACCAAAAAGGTTTGTTTGTGGTAGAGTTGAAAATAGAAATTACTGATGAAAACTAG
- a CDS encoding S41 family peptidase, giving the protein MILDFFKKYFLVLIMIFFVGCKSDDDTPIIEEDTINGFWLSEDKGYVIEFTDDEDILYNVNTSGCSIADDNFKIEELAGLQLEVLNNNELIGRSELIASDIKFIRLENQNEFCLADQISETDDPKVNFDHFWNIFNDYYAFFETRNVDWSQYEDLGEQVTSENFYQIIGELVLLLNDGHVAIDDEENNISIDAGLPNLLERLNAGLTGDLIIDSDETYNALYNQRLEVIGLKYLGGEYELDESGNIAWGIINNNVGYINVLGMQGYSDDESTELQTLNTVLNEMMDDFKNSGVSKLIIDVRFNGGGYDMVSVEIASRFMDQERSAFSKKARLGDSFTETTSVSVSPKGDFQFTDEIILLTSPLTASAAEIFTLCLKDLPYVTIVGDNTNGVFSDILVHALPNGAFVGLSNEIYSDAQGVIYESIGVGPLEVNRVPLFTNDDYLEEKDSGIDRAVELLSNRN; this is encoded by the coding sequence ATGATTTTAGATTTTTTTAAAAAGTATTTCTTAGTGTTAATTATGATTTTTTTTGTTGGATGTAAATCAGATGATGACACTCCAATAATTGAAGAAGATACTATAAATGGATTTTGGTTATCAGAAGATAAAGGGTATGTGATTGAATTTACAGATGATGAAGACATCCTTTATAATGTAAATACTTCTGGTTGTTCAATTGCGGATGATAATTTTAAAATAGAAGAATTAGCAGGTCTTCAATTAGAGGTGCTAAATAATAATGAACTGATTGGGAGATCAGAATTAATAGCTTCAGATATTAAATTTATAAGGTTAGAGAATCAAAATGAATTTTGTTTAGCTGATCAGATTTCGGAGACGGATGATCCAAAAGTTAATTTTGATCATTTCTGGAATATCTTTAATGATTATTATGCTTTTTTTGAAACAAGAAATGTGGATTGGTCACAGTACGAAGATTTAGGCGAACAAGTAACTTCCGAAAATTTTTATCAAATTATTGGTGAACTAGTTTTATTGCTAAATGATGGTCATGTTGCAATTGATGATGAAGAAAATAATATTAGTATAGATGCTGGTTTACCCAATTTATTAGAGCGATTAAATGCAGGATTAACAGGAGATTTAATTATAGATTCTGATGAAACTTATAATGCGCTTTATAATCAGCGGTTAGAGGTTATCGGGTTAAAATACCTTGGTGGAGAATATGAACTAGATGAGAGTGGAAATATTGCTTGGGGTATAATTAATAATAATGTTGGTTATATAAATGTTTTAGGAATGCAAGGCTACAGTGACGATGAAAGTACAGAGTTACAGACTTTGAATACTGTTTTGAATGAAATGATGGATGATTTTAAAAACTCCGGAGTTTCTAAACTCATAATAGATGTTCGTTTTAATGGAGGAGGATATGATATGGTTTCTGTAGAGATAGCATCTAGATTTATGGATCAAGAAAGATCTGCATTTTCTAAGAAAGCTAGGTTAGGAGATAGTTTTACAGAAACGACTTCCGTTTCGGTTAGCCCTAAAGGAGATTTTCAGTTCACTGATGAGATTATTTTACTAACAAGTCCATTAACCGCTAGTGCTGCAGAAATTTTTACTCTTTGTCTGAAAGATTTGCCATATGTTACTATTGTAGGTGATAACACGAATGGAGTTTTTTCTGATATTTTGGTTCACGCATTACCAAACGGAGCATTTGTCGGATTATCTAATGAAATATATAGTGATGCTCAAGGAGTAATATACGAGTCAATTGGAGTAGGACCTCTTGAAGTAAACAGAGTTCCTCTATTCACAAATGATGATTATTTAGAAGAAAAAGATAGTGGAATAGATAGAGCTGTTGAATTACTGAGTAATCGTAACTAA
- a CDS encoding regulatory protein RecX: MYHKTPEAITVTEAIKKMEHYCAYQDRCHKDVSQKLNTMKLIPEAKEKIILHLLEHNFLNEERFAKSFARGKFRIKKWGKQRIIRELKFRQISEYCIKVALKEISENEYLETFHDLAEKKFNSITDSDTFKKRKKLIDYLLYRGWENQLVFEKVNELF, from the coding sequence ATGTACCATAAAACACCCGAAGCAATTACCGTTACAGAAGCAATTAAAAAAATGGAGCACTACTGTGCTTATCAAGATCGTTGTCATAAGGATGTTTCTCAAAAACTTAATACTATGAAACTGATTCCTGAGGCAAAAGAAAAGATCATTCTACACCTTTTGGAACATAATTTTCTTAATGAAGAACGTTTTGCTAAAAGTTTTGCAAGAGGAAAATTCCGAATTAAGAAATGGGGTAAACAACGAATTATTAGAGAATTAAAATTCAGACAAATATCCGAATACTGTATTAAAGTAGCGTTAAAAGAAATCTCTGAAAATGAATACCTGGAAACTTTTCATGATTTGGCAGAAAAGAAATTTAATTCAATAACAGATTCGGACACCTTCAAAAAAAGAAAAAAGCTAATTGATTATCTTCTCTATAGAGGGTGGGAAAACCAATTAGTTTTTGAGAAAGTTAATGAGCTTTTTTAA
- a CDS encoding AraC family transcriptional regulator yields MEFVNIILLISVSQGFLFGIAILFSPYFKSSTNKYLGYSILILAFLMFNVYLDALNVYEQYPEFLILYDIEWIFLFPVFFFIYILKSIDQDFMVERKWNWLYIPFMFSVILNVVYNLEHIYKWEISFLSDQALMYEWAFGLQEFGYYSYNFVIAIWAYNILKHKKYTNQIRGKWLKKLCIYEVSLVTCWILIDVADMIFNIGYDIGISIICTITSFFIFWIVYNGIYSLKISNFKNSDVNFNEDTLEPKNPKVSTPELSFSKDNIYFQKLENLLEKDYIYRNPNLNQEMVAQILNISSGYLSQIVNDVTKKNFTAYINSYRVNEVKEMILNEEFDKYSLLSIGLEAGFKAKSTFYTSFKKETGLTPNQFKIDHKKVQFF; encoded by the coding sequence ATGGAATTTGTGAATATTATTCTATTAATAAGTGTTTCGCAAGGATTTCTTTTCGGTATTGCGATTTTGTTTTCTCCTTATTTTAAAAGTTCCACTAATAAATATTTAGGGTATTCAATCTTGATTTTAGCATTCTTGATGTTTAATGTATATCTAGATGCCTTAAATGTATATGAACAATATCCAGAGTTTTTAATTTTATATGATATAGAATGGATATTCTTATTCCCAGTTTTTTTCTTCATATATATATTAAAATCAATTGATCAAGATTTTATGGTAGAGAGAAAATGGAATTGGTTGTACATTCCGTTTATGTTTTCCGTGATTTTAAATGTAGTTTATAATTTAGAACACATTTACAAATGGGAGATATCGTTTTTATCTGATCAAGCATTAATGTATGAATGGGCTTTTGGTCTGCAAGAATTCGGATATTATTCTTATAATTTTGTAATCGCTATTTGGGCTTATAATATTCTTAAACATAAAAAATATACCAACCAAATACGTGGTAAATGGCTCAAAAAATTATGTATATATGAGGTTTCATTAGTTACTTGTTGGATCTTAATAGACGTTGCTGATATGATTTTTAATATAGGCTACGATATAGGCATCTCTATTATATGCACTATTACTTCATTTTTTATATTTTGGATTGTATATAATGGGATTTACTCTTTGAAAATAAGTAATTTTAAGAATAGTGATGTCAATTTTAATGAAGATACTCTAGAGCCTAAAAACCCTAAAGTTTCAACTCCTGAACTTTCTTTTTCTAAAGACAATATATATTTCCAAAAGCTAGAGAATTTGTTGGAAAAAGATTATATCTATCGAAATCCTAATTTGAATCAAGAGATGGTTGCACAAATTTTAAATATAAGCTCAGGTTATCTATCTCAGATCGTGAATGATGTTACTAAAAAGAATTTTACCGCCTATATAAATTCGTATCGTGTAAATGAAGTAAAGGAGATGATACTTAATGAAGAGTTTGATAAATATAGTTTATTATCAATTGGTTTAGAAGCAGGATTCAAAGCTAAATCTACATTTTACACTTCTTTCAAAAAAGAAACTGGATTAACTCCTAACCAGTTTAAAATTGATCATAAAAAGGTACAGTTTTTTTAA
- a CDS encoding HU family DNA-binding protein — protein sequence MTKADIVAKISEKLGIEKGDVQATVETFMEEVKSSLESGDNVYLRGFGSFIIKTRAEKTGRNISKNTTIKIPAHNIPAFKPAKVFVEGVKTNVEVK from the coding sequence ATGACTAAAGCAGATATTGTAGCAAAAATTTCAGAAAAACTAGGAATTGAAAAAGGAGATGTTCAGGCAACTGTTGAAACCTTTATGGAAGAAGTAAAAAGTTCTTTAGAGAGCGGTGATAATGTATACCTTAGAGGTTTTGGTAGCTTTATCATCAAAACAAGAGCTGAAAAAACTGGCCGTAACATTTCTAAAAACACTACAATCAAAATACCTGCACATAATATTCCTGCCTTTAAACCGGCAAAAGTATTTGTGGAAGGTGTAAAAACTAACGTAGAAGTTAAGTAA
- a CDS encoding cupin-like domain-containing protein, translating to MGLNLEQISRVKTITKEEFLRDYFIPQKPVVIERLIEDWPAYQKWNLDYINEVAGDKEVPLFDDRPINSEFKFNEPHTSMKMNEYVDLLKKEPTNYRIFLYNLLKEVPKLRKDYKYPEIGLRLLKKMPYLFFGGGGSKVFMHYDIDLGNILHFHFHGEKQCILFPPSETKYLYKVPYALIAHQDIDFTNPDLEKWPALKKAHGYITNLTHGETLYMPEGYWHQMTYITPGFSMSIRAMATRFGNMNKAAYNIFFMRHFDNVMRRIGGQKWMNRKNELAIKRTNRKNSL from the coding sequence GTGGGATTAAATTTAGAGCAAATATCGAGGGTAAAGACAATTACTAAAGAAGAGTTTTTGAGGGATTATTTTATACCTCAAAAACCAGTAGTGATTGAACGATTAATTGAAGATTGGCCAGCGTATCAAAAATGGAATTTAGATTATATAAATGAAGTTGCAGGAGATAAGGAAGTACCTTTGTTTGATGATAGACCGATAAACTCTGAATTTAAATTTAATGAACCCCATACTAGCATGAAAATGAATGAGTATGTGGATCTGTTAAAAAAGGAACCAACAAATTATAGAATTTTCTTATATAATTTATTGAAAGAAGTTCCTAAACTAAGAAAGGATTATAAGTATCCTGAAATAGGATTAAGATTACTGAAAAAAATGCCTTATTTGTTTTTCGGTGGTGGAGGTTCTAAAGTATTTATGCATTATGATATAGATTTAGGAAATATTCTTCACTTTCATTTTCATGGAGAAAAACAATGTATATTATTTCCTCCCTCAGAGACTAAGTATTTGTATAAGGTTCCTTATGCATTAATAGCACACCAAGATATTGATTTCACTAACCCTGATTTAGAAAAATGGCCTGCTCTTAAGAAAGCGCATGGTTATATTACAAATCTTACACACGGTGAAACGTTGTATATGCCTGAAGGATATTGGCATCAAATGACCTACATTACTCCTGGATTTTCTATGAGTATCCGGGCAATGGCAACCAGATTTGGGAATATGAATAAAGCAGCTTACAACATTTTTTTTATGCGCCATTTCGATAATGTTATGCGAAGGATTGGCGGTCAGAAATGGATGAATCGTAAAAATGAGTTGGCTATTAAAAGAACAAATAGAAAGAATAGTTTATAA
- a CDS encoding LytTR family DNA-binding domain-containing protein: MKTRCLLVDDEPLAIRLLENHISKIDSLEIVATCNNAIKALEVLKKEQVDLLFLDIKMPNITGLEFLKILKTPPKTIITTAYREYALEGYDLDILDYLLKPITFERFFRAIERFFRNEQEPFSFSKKNMESTEECLLVKTGNKYHKIHPDDIIYVESLKDYIKIYTDTKEIQTKYKISDFEKVLPEKSFLRIHRSFIINLDKITAYTQHDIELGLIEIPIGISYKEKVYSNLKIKK; encoded by the coding sequence ATGAAAACTAGATGTTTACTTGTAGATGATGAACCGCTGGCAATACGATTGCTAGAAAATCATATCTCCAAAATAGATTCTTTAGAGATAGTTGCTACTTGCAATAATGCAATCAAAGCGTTGGAGGTTTTAAAAAAAGAGCAGGTTGATTTATTATTTTTAGATATAAAAATGCCAAATATTACAGGATTAGAATTTCTAAAAATCTTAAAAACACCTCCAAAAACTATCATTACTACGGCATATAGAGAATATGCGTTAGAGGGATATGATTTAGATATTTTAGATTATTTACTGAAGCCTATTACTTTCGAAAGATTTTTTAGAGCAATAGAACGTTTTTTTAGAAATGAGCAAGAGCCGTTTTCGTTTTCTAAAAAAAATATGGAATCTACAGAAGAATGTTTACTTGTAAAAACTGGAAATAAATATCATAAAATACATCCTGACGACATTATTTATGTAGAAAGTCTCAAGGATTATATAAAAATATATACGGATACAAAAGAGATACAAACGAAATATAAAATTAGTGATTTTGAAAAAGTACTTCCCGAAAAATCATTTTTAAGAATTCATAGATCTTTCATCATTAACTTAGATAAAATAACTGCCTATACTCAGCATGATATAGAACTAGGTCTTATAGAAATTCCTATTGGCATTAGTTATAAGGAAAAAGTATATTCTAATCTAAAAATCAAAAAGTAA
- a CDS encoding Rne/Rng family ribonuclease — MNKELIIRSGSSTDFALLKDGKLIELHKEEDDSNFAVGDIFIAKIRKAVPGLNAAFVNVGYEKDAFLHYHDLGPQVSSLLKFIKRVSTGKLKDYSLKNFPFENDIDKHGVITDVLKSNQSLLVQIVKEPISTKGPRISSELSIAGRYIVLVPFSNRVSISQKIESSEEKERLKRLVKSIKPKGFGIIVRTVAEGKKVAELDRDLQNLVGRWESMCKKLYKAPHPSKILGEMNRASSILRDVFNDTFTSIVVDEEDLYNQIKDYLQEIAPKKESIVKLHTSKVPVFEKHGIERQIKTSFGKTVSMSKGAYLVIEHTEAMHVIDVNSGNRSNKAKNQEDTALEVNLISASEVARQLRLRDMGGIIVVDFIDMNNADNRRTLFNHLREEMKDDRAKHKILPPSKFGLIQITRQRVRPEMNIKTREENPNGGNGEVEAPIVLVDKIKVDLEKLIKKEHKKLTLSAHPFIAAFLTKGFPSARSKWFMDHKRWVKIIPRDAYTYLEYHFHDKDGEMIK, encoded by the coding sequence GTGAACAAAGAATTGATCATTAGATCTGGTTCCTCTACTGATTTTGCCTTATTAAAAGATGGAAAACTAATTGAATTACATAAGGAAGAAGACGACAGCAATTTTGCAGTAGGTGATATTTTTATTGCCAAAATCCGTAAAGCTGTTCCAGGTCTTAACGCCGCATTTGTAAATGTGGGTTATGAAAAAGATGCATTTCTGCATTACCACGATCTGGGCCCTCAAGTATCTTCTTTACTTAAATTCATTAAACGTGTAAGCACAGGTAAATTAAAAGATTATTCTCTTAAGAATTTTCCTTTTGAGAACGATATTGATAAACACGGAGTTATAACCGATGTGTTAAAATCAAATCAATCGCTATTAGTACAAATAGTAAAAGAACCTATTTCTACAAAAGGCCCTCGAATTAGCTCAGAGCTTTCGATTGCCGGTAGATATATTGTATTAGTACCTTTTTCTAACAGAGTATCTATTTCTCAAAAAATAGAATCATCAGAGGAGAAAGAACGTCTAAAAAGACTCGTAAAAAGTATTAAGCCAAAAGGTTTTGGAATTATTGTTCGTACTGTAGCAGAAGGCAAGAAAGTAGCAGAACTAGACAGAGATTTGCAAAACTTGGTGGGACGCTGGGAGTCTATGTGTAAAAAATTATACAAAGCACCCCATCCATCAAAAATTTTAGGTGAAATGAATAGAGCATCCTCTATATTAAGAGATGTTTTTAATGACACCTTCACTTCGATCGTTGTAGATGAAGAAGATCTCTACAACCAAATCAAAGATTATCTGCAAGAAATTGCACCAAAAAAAGAATCTATCGTAAAGTTACACACGTCTAAAGTACCTGTTTTTGAAAAACATGGTATCGAACGACAAATCAAAACAAGTTTTGGTAAAACGGTATCCATGAGTAAGGGAGCCTATCTTGTAATCGAACACACTGAGGCAATGCATGTCATTGACGTAAATAGTGGAAATCGATCTAACAAAGCCAAAAACCAAGAAGACACTGCACTAGAAGTCAACCTAATCAGTGCATCCGAAGTAGCACGCCAACTACGTCTTAGGGATATGGGAGGTATTATCGTAGTCGATTTTATAGACATGAATAATGCTGATAACCGCAGAACACTTTTCAACCACTTACGTGAAGAGATGAAAGACGACAGGGCAAAGCATAAAATTTTACCGCCAAGTAAGTTTGGCCTGATTCAAATAACGCGACAGCGTGTACGACCAGAAATGAATATCAAAACCCGTGAGGAAAATCCTAACGGAGGAAATGGCGAAGTTGAGGCGCCAATAGTTTTAGTAGATAAAATAAAGGTCGATTTAGAAAAATTAATTAAAAAAGAACATAAAAAGTTAACGCTTAGCGCGCACCCTTTTATTGCAGCTTTTTTAACTAAAGGATTTCCATCCGCCCGATCTAAATGGTTCATGGACCATAAAAGATGGGTAAAAATTATACCTAGAGACGCTTACACGTATTTAGAATATCATTTCCACGATAAAGACGGAGAAATGATAAAATAA